Part of the Planococcus plakortidis genome is shown below.
GCCGCAGTCGGGTTTGCCGCAGTCAAGACAAGCGGAGCCGGAAACAGTGAAGCGAGTGCACTGCCGGATAAAGCATCCGGGAAGTTGGTTCCTGTCGAGACGAAAACATCATACACCTCTTCGAAAACGCCAGCTTCGAACATGAAATCATTGATTGCCTGGTTCGTGTCGTAGCGGCTGACACCTGCAAGGCGCATCGGCTCTTCCGTGAACAACGCTTCCACTGAAGGGGCAACAGCTTTTTCGCCGCCGATGATAAATGGCCATGTCGGCTGGTTGGCTTCGATATAGTCTGCAACTACCGCAGGGACAGCTCCAGATGCAGGCACCAGAAGGATCGGTTCTTCAATGTATCCTGCTGCAGGGGAAATCGACAAAGAATCGGCAAAGTTTGCGCCAGTCGTAACGAATAATGACCCGTCCATTCCTAGTTCTTCAGCTATTTTCACAGCAGTCTCATAGCGGCTCTTCCCGCTGATGCGGTCTACTGTAATGCCAAGCTTCGCGATTTCGTTTTGGACTTTTTCGGAGATCGCTCCCGTACCGCCAATCAAAATAACATTTTTCGCGCCCAGACGCTTGAGTTCATCCGCGAATCCTGCAGGCAAAGAATCTTTTTTCGTCAAAAGCAGCGGTGCATAATAAGAAGATGCCAGCGGAGTAGCTGCCAGTGCATCCGGGAAGTCAGCGCCTGTTGCAACGACTACCGTTTCCGCCTCTCCATCTTCCCAGCCTTCCCACGAAACTTCCAGGCTTGTCTGGTAGCGGTCGCTGCCAAAAATGCGGTAGGAGTTATCTTCTGTAAGTGTGGCTGCAGAAGCTGCCCCCGTCGGTAAAACTGCTCCAAGAGCCAATGCTGCAGCCAATGCCGCAGTCGTCAAAACTTTGCCGTGAATCATCTTTAATCGTTTCCCCATTCTGTAATGTATTCATTTCTTTTCCAATTATATGATATTTTACGAACATTACAATAGGGTTACGAAAATATATTTTAGTAGGCATAAACACCTTTCTCTGAATGTTCCTTTTTGCAGTAATCCATTACCTCCATATATTCTTTTTCATTCGTAAGTTCTCCTCTCCCCGTTGCCACACCCTGGCATCAAGCTCCGTACAAGGTTTATGACTCCTCATCTCCCGGGTACATAAGCCATAACGCAGACACGGCAAAACATTGAGGTTACAGGAGGAAGTTATTATGCAAAAACATGGCCATAAATTGATCGGCACATTCGATGTGCAGGCGGAAGTGATCCACGAGATCGGTGAATTGAAAGCACAGGGATATAAAGAAGAAGATATGTACGTCGTCGCTCTGAACGGCCAGCAACTGCAAATGGTGCAGGGGCAGACGGACGTTCACTTGAATACGGATAAAGGCGATTTCATGGATAAGTTCAAATCGTTCATTTCAGGGGAAGACCCGACCAAGGACGCGCTGAAGCAGATGGGCCTCTCCGATTCGGAAGCCGATGAGTATTACAAGCAAGTCCAAAGCGGCAAGCTCGTGCTTTATGTCGATAGCGAATACGGGATGAATTACCAGAATTTCGATGCCGCAGCAGCCAGCTTATCCGGAAACAAGCATTCGCCTGATGGCCGACACTTAAGCGACACACCCGATTTGGAAGATGAACGGAAGATGGAACTGCACGAAGAGCGCCTCGCGGTCGACAAGGACTGGGTCGAGACTGGGAGTATCGACATCCGTAAGAAAACAGTCGAAGAACAGCAGGAGCTCGAAGTTCCATATGAACGGGAAGAAGCCGAAGTCGAACGCCGTCCCGTCAACCAGGAGCTGGCGGATTATGAATCCAGCGGCCATTCCGCCGAGCCTTACGAAAAAGACGGGCTCTGGCACATTCCCGTGATCGAAGAACGCCTGGAAGTCCGCAAAGTGAAATACGTCAGCGAAGAGATCATCGTCCATAAACGCAAAGTCCAGGAAACGAAGCATATCAGCGAGACGGTGCAGCGGGAGACCGTCGATATCGACGAGAACAATGTCCAGCGCTACGAAAAGCCATAAATACGAAAAAGGCGATCCCGTTTTTTGGGGATCGCCTTTTGCCTATTCGATTAAAATGCCGCAAACAACACTAGCGATAGCAAGGTAATGACAGCTATTGCCACCAACACGGACGGAATCATGATCACGAAAAACCCCTTCCAGGCTGAAAATCGCTGCGCTTCCCCTACCGCTTTGCACTGGATGACGAAAGTCCAGATACCGACAACGATCACGATGGTCAGAAGCAGCAGGCCGACGACCAAGCCGAGCCCTGTATCGGGTTGTGCCGAAACAGGATCGATTTCCGTGTAGAAGGTCGATGGTGAAGTGATGAGCCAGACCAGCCACATCGGCAATAACCAAACCTGCGGAATGCTCGCCGTGACCACTGCGCGGAACATTTCCGCATACGTCCCGACACCGCCGAATAATTTGCCCAATAACTTATAAATGCCCGAAATGATGGCGATTCCCGCGACTGCAGAAAGCGGCCCGAGTAGCAAGGATCCCACGATCACCCCGACAGCCGGAAACATCTGCTCCCCGCCCGAAGCACCGGAAAGCGCGCCTGCAAATCCGACCAGTGCCAGGAGCAAAACGATAAAACGGGTGGTTTTTTCTTCGATGACATAACGTACCGTCTCGCGGGGACGCGTCCAAATGGCTGTAAACGGATTCAATTCAGCGTATGCAGCCGGCTTATTCATGAAGATACCTCTTGTGTTTTGCTTGTTCATTACCCATGACTCTCTCCCCCTTTTATTTCCATCTAATCATACCGTTCTATATTTGTAAATGAATGGAAAGGAAAGTTTGTACCCTTTCTACAGCAAAAAAAAGCTTAAGCAGCTATCGCTTAAGCTTTCGGGTTGCTATCGTCAGGTTCTTTCGCTGCGTTTTCCGGTTCATGGAGCGTTCCGCTATGCGGTGCTTCCGGCGGTGTTTTCTCCAAATTCATCTTGATGAAGTTTGCCGAGCGCTTTTCCAGCATCTTCGGGGCCATCCGCGTCAATAAACGCACGGTTTTCATCTTCCGGCCGACTTCCACGACTTCCTTCGGCTCATCAATCAAATCGATGATCGCCTTGACTGCTTGCATCGGGTCATCCATGGGCTTCATGTCGACCACATGGCCCGAGTAGTTGCCGGCGTGTTCGAACCATGGGGTATCGGTCGCCCACGGAAGCACCGAGCAGACATGGATGTCGCCGTAACCCTCGAGTTTCACTTCTTCATTGAGCGCCGAACTGAAACCGAGGACGGCGTGCTTGCTGGCGCTGTAGCCGGTGAAATAAGGAAATGCGACATCGCTCGCCACCGATCCGATATTGATCAAAATGCCGCTTCCGGCCTCCTTGAAATGGCGAAGCGCAAAATGGCTGCCGTTGACCGTCCCTTTGACGTTCACTTCCACCATGCGCGCGAGATCTTCCAGCGGGATTTCAGTAAATGGGCCGATCACGCCGACGCCTGCGTTATTGATCCACACATCGATCCTGCCGAAACTGGTC
Proteins encoded:
- a CDS encoding cell wall-binding repeat-containing protein — its product is MGKRLKMIHGKVLTTAALAAALALGAVLPTGAASAATLTEDNSYRIFGSDRYQTSLEVSWEGWEDGEAETVVVATGADFPDALAATPLASSYYAPLLLTKKDSLPAGFADELKRLGAKNVILIGGTGAISEKVQNEIAKLGITVDRISGKSRYETAVKIAEELGMDGSLFVTTGANFADSLSISPAAGYIEEPILLVPASGAVPAVVADYIEANQPTWPFIIGGEKAVAPSVEALFTEEPMRLAGVSRYDTNQAINDFMFEAGVFEEVYDVFVSTGTNFPDALSGSALASLFPAPLVLTAANPTAASKEQIVDYSTEDTYYTILGGEKAVSSDTLKKLFAK
- a CDS encoding DUF2382 domain-containing protein codes for the protein MQKHGHKLIGTFDVQAEVIHEIGELKAQGYKEEDMYVVALNGQQLQMVQGQTDVHLNTDKGDFMDKFKSFISGEDPTKDALKQMGLSDSEADEYYKQVQSGKLVLYVDSEYGMNYQNFDAAAASLSGNKHSPDGRHLSDTPDLEDERKMELHEERLAVDKDWVETGSIDIRKKTVEEQQELEVPYEREEAEVERRPVNQELADYESSGHSAEPYEKDGLWHIPVIEERLEVRKVKYVSEEIIVHKRKVQETKHISETVQRETVDIDENNVQRYEKP
- a CDS encoding Yip1 family protein, whose amino-acid sequence is MNKPAAYAELNPFTAIWTRPRETVRYVIEEKTTRFIVLLLALVGFAGALSGASGGEQMFPAVGVIVGSLLLGPLSAVAGIAIISGIYKLLGKLFGGVGTYAEMFRAVVTASIPQVWLLPMWLVWLITSPSTFYTEIDPVSAQPDTGLGLVVGLLLLTIVIVVGIWTFVIQCKAVGEAQRFSAWKGFFVIMIPSVLVAIAVITLLSLVLFAAF
- a CDS encoding SDR family NAD(P)-dependent oxidoreductase codes for the protein MVQEKSRRGKTIVITGASSGLGKEVARQLAKDGANLVLAARRTGLIEALASELGPNAIAVTMDVSREADVAWLFEEALTSFGRIDVWINNAGVGVIGPFTEIPLEDLARMVEVNVKGTVNGSHFALRHFKEAGSGILINIGSVASDVAFPYFTGYSASKHAVLGFSSALNEEVKLEGYGDIHVCSVLPWATDTPWFEHAGNYSGHVVDMKPMDDPMQAVKAIIDLIDEPKEVVEVGRKMKTVRLLTRMAPKMLEKRSANFIKMNLEKTPPEAPHSGTLHEPENAAKEPDDSNPKA